The following are encoded in a window of Methanococcus voltae genomic DNA:
- the gatB gene encoding Asp-tRNA(Asn)/Glu-tRNA(Gln) amidotransferase subunit GatB — protein sequence MSDELSMKCGLEIHVQVDTNSKLFCMCPTNYKDVEPNTNVCPVCMGHPGAKPMPPNKEAIDVAIMVAKMLDCEMVYDKDIYFQRKHYNYPDLPSGYQKTSVPIGVKGNFLGVEITEVHLEEDPGQYKPDLGTVDYNRSGTPLVEIVTEPDMKSPEEAREFLRQLMRLFRYIGHLRGEGTMRADTNISINYNGIQGKRVEVKNVNSIKGVFKVLKYEIIRQKNVLRRGGEIKMETRAFMEAQMITKSMRSKETADDYRHIPDPDIQPIVLDTNWVDVVKERMPETPIDKEKRFVEEYGIKEDDAKVLVSDLELADVFEKVVSHFGADAKSIALSVTWIRNELKRVLTYNKVDFVDSGLTTEQIVELIESIANKTISQKIGKKIIELMVENKGAKSPKQIIEEEGLTVVGDDSEIEQFCEEAIKNSAVAVEDYKSGNSKALNSIVGQVMKLTRGRAEPGKVVKILKSKLD from the coding sequence ATGAGCGATGAGTTATCAATGAAATGTGGTCTTGAAATCCACGTACAAGTGGATACAAACTCCAAATTATTTTGTATGTGCCCTACAAACTACAAAGATGTAGAACCAAACACGAACGTATGTCCTGTATGTATGGGTCATCCTGGTGCAAAACCAATGCCACCCAACAAAGAAGCAATTGACGTTGCAATTATGGTTGCTAAAATGTTAGATTGTGAAATGGTTTACGATAAGGACATTTATTTCCAAAGGAAACATTATAATTACCCGGATTTACCGAGCGGATACCAAAAAACTTCCGTACCCATCGGGGTAAAAGGGAATTTCTTAGGTGTAGAAATTACAGAAGTTCACTTGGAAGAAGACCCTGGTCAATATAAGCCAGATTTAGGTACTGTGGACTATAACAGAAGTGGTACACCATTAGTTGAGATAGTTACAGAGCCAGATATGAAAAGCCCTGAAGAAGCAAGGGAATTTTTAAGGCAATTAATGAGATTGTTTAGATACATCGGACACCTTAGAGGAGAAGGTACCATGAGAGCCGATACTAACATATCCATTAATTACAACGGCATTCAAGGTAAAAGAGTTGAAGTTAAAAACGTTAACTCCATAAAAGGTGTTTTCAAAGTATTGAAGTATGAAATCATCAGACAGAAGAATGTGTTAAGAAGAGGCGGAGAAATTAAAATGGAAACAAGAGCTTTCATGGAAGCTCAGATGATTACAAAGTCCATGAGAAGCAAGGAAACCGCTGACGATTATAGACACATTCCTGACCCTGACATACAACCTATTGTATTAGATACCAACTGGGTTGATGTAGTTAAAGAAAGAATGCCTGAAACCCCTATCGATAAGGAAAAAAGATTCGTAGAAGAATACGGAATCAAAGAAGATGATGCTAAGGTTTTAGTTTCAGACCTTGAACTTGCAGACGTATTTGAAAAGGTAGTTTCACACTTTGGTGCAGATGCGAAAAGTATTGCCTTATCCGTAACTTGGATTAGAAACGAATTAAAAAGAGTTCTTACATACAATAAAGTTGATTTCGTAGACAGTGGATTAACAACGGAGCAAATTGTTGAATTAATCGAATCAATTGCTAATAAAACCATCAGCCAAAAGATTGGTAAAAAAATCATTGAGTTAATGGTTGAAAATAAAGGTGCAAAATCACCAAAACAGATTATTGAAGAAGAAGGTCTTACCGTTGTTGGTGATGATAGCGAAATAGAACAATTCTGTGAAGAAGCTATTAAAAACAGTGCTGTTGCTGTTGAAGATTATAAATCAGGTAATTCCAAAGCTCTTAACTCAATCGTTGGGCAAGTGATGAAATTAACACGTGGTAGAGCTGAACCTGGAAAAGTTGTAAAAATTTTAAAATCTAAATTGGATTAA
- a CDS encoding UPF0058 family protein codes for MHKEQLMELHQFFVHVFKEIMPDQNNCEYYEIYEKLDVKPHHIHKLKTEQRAAIFLLAACIAEGLSEKDGTIPDNLSKRLADNAFKYINTKSTEKLNTTTEDTLHKINAGDSKGLVRN; via the coding sequence ATGCATAAAGAACAACTTATGGAACTTCATCAATTTTTTGTACACGTATTTAAAGAAATAATGCCTGACCAAAATAACTGTGAATATTACGAAATTTACGAAAAATTAGATGTAAAACCTCACCACATCCACAAATTAAAAACAGAACAAAGAGCAGCTATATTTTTACTTGCAGCGTGTATTGCAGAAGGTTTATCTGAAAAAGACGGTACAATCCCAGATAACTTGTCGAAAAGACTTGCAGATAACGCTTTCAAATATATAAATACGAAATCAACCGAAAAACTCAATACTACTACTGAAGACACATTGCATAAGATAAATGCAGGTGATTCAAAGGGGCTGGTTCGTAATTAA
- a CDS encoding NOG1 family protein: MARKRRVEANPFKEMPSILYPDELMDKAYLRAEKLAGELRTTTRGLSTPKSRIIEDNKIRVIASVLTDNLIKIVEKTPSVDNLQPFYREILEIMVGSDEFKKSLAAVQWASDIIKRLGIQYSRRAKKAKSPQDASFYRKQFVGRVSSIIKQIYPNLAFLGVAQNKLKNIPTVKDLPSVVIAGYPNVGKSTLLKTITNAEPEVNTYPFTTKGLNIGYTDEGIQIVDTPGVLDRPIYERNDIELHAVIAINYLSDALIYVVDPTEHCGFTIDAQISLLKEVEKTFKVPVIVVMTKSDLENTDMDEDKITRIENMEKELEDFNVVKVSSISKEGIELLRLEILETIEEVGLSELLEQ; the protein is encoded by the coding sequence ATGGCAAGAAAAAGAAGAGTAGAAGCAAACCCGTTTAAAGAGATGCCCTCTATATTATACCCGGATGAATTAATGGATAAAGCATATTTAAGAGCTGAAAAATTAGCTGGCGAATTAAGGACTACGACAAGAGGGTTAAGTACTCCAAAATCAAGAATTATCGAAGATAACAAGATTAGAGTTATTGCCTCTGTTTTAACAGACAATTTAATAAAAATTGTTGAGAAAACACCGTCTGTTGACAATTTACAACCATTTTATAGGGAAATATTGGAAATTATGGTCGGAAGTGATGAATTTAAGAAATCACTTGCTGCAGTACAATGGGCTTCAGATATTATCAAAAGATTAGGGATACAATATTCAAGAAGGGCTAAAAAAGCTAAATCTCCACAAGATGCTTCATTTTATAGAAAACAATTTGTAGGTAGGGTTTCTTCAATTATTAAACAGATTTACCCTAATTTAGCATTTTTGGGCGTTGCGCAAAACAAATTAAAGAATATTCCAACAGTTAAAGACTTGCCTTCAGTAGTTATTGCAGGATATCCAAATGTGGGTAAATCTACATTGTTAAAAACAATTACAAATGCAGAACCAGAAGTAAATACCTATCCATTTACAACAAAAGGTTTAAACATCGGTTATACTGATGAAGGAATTCAAATTGTAGATACCCCAGGTGTTTTGGACAGACCTATTTACGAAAGAAACGATATTGAGCTTCACGCAGTTATTGCAATAAACTACCTATCTGACGCTTTGATTTATGTGGTTGACCCGACAGAACACTGTGGTTTTACAATTGACGCACAGATTAGTTTACTTAAGGAAGTAGAAAAGACATTTAAAGTTCCTGTAATTGTTGTAATGACTAAATCCGACTTGGAAAATACTGATATGGACGAAGATAAAATTACAAGAATTGAAAATATGGAAAAAGAATTGGAAGACTTTAACGTAGTCAAGGTTTCTTCAATAAGCAAAGAAGGTATTGAATTATTAAGATTAGAAATCCTCGAAACAATTGAAGAAGTGGGATTATCTGAATTATTAGAGCAATAA
- the fen gene encoding flap endonuclease-1 — MGVQLNELISKKSISKKELNNKKIVIDAMNVIYQFLSSIRLRDGTPLKNSSGETTSAYNGIFYKTINMLEMGLTPIWVFDGQAHELKEITREERRKTRQKALSEYLVAKKEEDTEKMQKFAKRMNYLDTNMVLNCKRLLDLMGVPHLTSGSEGEAQCAEIVKKGDAFAVVSQDYDSLLYGADRVIRNITSSSSKEFEYIELKDVLDELDINRSQLIDMSILIGTDYNPKGVKGLGPKKALDVVKNNQMEKYAPEIENYSEIRKIFDEPVLSEYKKSDLKLKRPDLAGIFKFLVEENDFSEDRVKSSSEKLDGLVKSKLSQSSLESWF, encoded by the coding sequence ATGGGAGTACAGCTTAATGAATTAATTTCAAAAAAATCAATTTCAAAAAAGGAACTTAATAATAAAAAAATTGTAATCGATGCTATGAATGTAATTTATCAATTTTTATCGAGTATACGATTGAGGGACGGAACGCCCTTAAAAAATAGTAGTGGTGAAACAACTTCCGCATATAATGGCATATTTTACAAAACCATAAATATGCTTGAAATGGGTTTAACTCCGATATGGGTTTTTGATGGACAAGCTCACGAATTAAAAGAAATTACCCGGGAAGAAAGACGTAAAACACGTCAAAAAGCACTTAGTGAGTATCTTGTTGCAAAAAAAGAAGAAGACACAGAAAAAATGCAAAAATTTGCAAAAAGAATGAATTATTTGGATACAAATATGGTTTTAAACTGTAAAAGACTATTGGATTTAATGGGCGTGCCTCATTTAACCTCGGGCTCTGAAGGGGAAGCTCAATGTGCAGAAATAGTAAAAAAAGGGGATGCTTTTGCAGTTGTTAGCCAGGATTATGATTCTTTACTATATGGCGCAGACCGAGTAATACGAAATATAACCAGTTCAAGTTCTAAAGAATTCGAATACATAGAATTAAAAGACGTTTTAGACGAATTGGATATAAACCGTAGTCAACTTATTGATATGTCCATTTTAATAGGTACGGATTATAATCCCAAAGGTGTTAAAGGATTAGGCCCTAAAAAAGCCCTTGACGTCGTTAAAAATAATCAAATGGAGAAATACGCCCCTGAAATAGAAAATTATTCAGAAATCAGAAAAATATTTGACGAGCCAGTACTTAGCGAATATAAAAAAAGCGATTTAAAATTAAAAAGACCGGATTTAGCAGGTATTTTTAAATTTTTAGTTGAAGAAAATGATTTTTCAGAAGATAGGGTTAAATCGTCGTCTGAAAAATTAGACGGATTAGTTAAAAGTAAATTATCACAGAGTAGTTTAGAAAGCTGGTTTTAA
- a CDS encoding malate dehydrogenase — protein MEITVIGASGKIGSQLSFLLAREKYIRNINLVAREKSLNMLEGVKMDIYDALAASGRDAEIRIHSDTEIENLCNSDMIIITSGAKRNGNMSRLDLAKTNAKIIKNYSQEIAKHCDTKIFMVSNPVDVMTYKALMESGYDKSKVFGLGTHLDSMRFKVAIAKFFKVHIDDVRARIVGEHGDSMVPLISSAAIGGIPVRRLPNYENFPYYDILNSIKTHGKRINGLKNGSEYGPASAIVNIVKCMANNDRRILTLSTYLEDEIEGIEGNACVGVPVKVGKKGIDEIIPIKMEDWEYEAFKKSVDVLRGYCKSVSDI, from the coding sequence ATGGAGATAACTGTAATAGGGGCTTCCGGTAAAATTGGTTCACAATTATCATTTTTATTAGCACGTGAGAAATACATAAGAAATATTAACCTTGTAGCTCGTGAAAAATCATTGAATATGCTTGAAGGCGTAAAAATGGATATTTATGACGCATTGGCGGCTTCTGGGCGAGATGCAGAAATAAGAATCCATAGTGATACGGAAATTGAAAATTTATGTAATAGCGATATGATAATAATTACATCAGGCGCTAAAAGAAACGGCAATATGTCACGTTTAGACTTAGCCAAAACAAATGCGAAAATTATAAAAAATTATTCACAGGAAATTGCAAAGCACTGCGATACTAAAATATTTATGGTATCTAATCCGGTAGATGTAATGACCTACAAAGCACTAATGGAAAGCGGTTATGATAAAAGCAAGGTGTTTGGATTAGGTACGCACTTGGATTCCATGCGTTTTAAGGTAGCAATTGCCAAATTTTTCAAAGTACATATTGATGATGTAAGAGCAAGAATTGTTGGCGAACACGGCGATAGTATGGTACCACTTATAAGCTCTGCAGCTATCGGTGGCATCCCAGTACGTAGATTACCTAATTATGAGAATTTCCCATATTACGACATTCTCAATAGTATAAAAACGCACGGAAAACGTATTAATGGGTTAAAAAACGGCTCTGAATACGGTCCTGCTTCCGCAATAGTTAATATTGTTAAGTGTATGGCAAACAATGACAGAAGAATATTAACACTCTCTACATACCTTGAAGATGAAATCGAAGGTATAGAAGGTAATGCTTGTGTGGGCGTGCCTGTAAAAGTTGGTAAAAAAGGAATTGACGAGATAATACCAATTAAAATGGAAGACTGGGAATACGAAGCATTTAAAAAATCTGTGGATGTTTTAAGAGGTTATTGCAAATCTGTTTCAGATATCTAA
- the hisG gene encoding ATP phosphoribosyltransferase, which yields MILLALPNKGRISKPVNEILEKAGLKITVRGRSLFANTVDEEIKVMFARAKDIPEFVADGVADVGVTGYDLMLERNTEDRIDTLLDFKFGNARLVIASPENSEINSLEDIKDGMKIATEFPCLTKKFLEKKGLNLEIIELSGATEIAPFIGIADLICDLTSTGTTLKLNRLKEVCEVVSSTTRLVANKNSLVDDEKARKISELINAIKSVMYAQSKRLLMLNAPKSNLEEIIKVIPGMNGPTISEVKPYKNDDVPMVAIQAVVEENQIFSIVNQLEQLEGRDILVVPIERIIN from the coding sequence ATGATATTACTTGCACTACCAAACAAAGGAAGAATTTCAAAACCAGTTAATGAAATATTGGAAAAAGCAGGCTTAAAAATAACTGTAAGGGGAAGAAGCTTGTTTGCAAATACCGTAGATGAAGAAATAAAAGTTATGTTTGCACGTGCGAAGGATATTCCTGAATTTGTAGCCGATGGAGTTGCAGATGTTGGAGTCACGGGCTATGATTTAATGTTAGAGAGAAATACGGAAGATAGAATCGATACACTACTCGATTTTAAATTTGGAAATGCGAGATTAGTTATTGCATCTCCAGAAAACTCTGAAATAAATAGTCTCGAAGATATTAAAGACGGTATGAAAATAGCCACTGAATTCCCTTGTTTAACAAAGAAATTTTTGGAGAAAAAAGGATTAAATCTCGAAATAATAGAATTAAGCGGTGCTACGGAAATAGCTCCATTTATAGGTATTGCAGATTTAATTTGTGATTTAACTTCTACAGGAACCACATTGAAGTTAAACAGACTAAAAGAAGTTTGCGAAGTAGTTTCCTCGACAACTCGACTTGTAGCAAATAAAAACAGTCTTGTAGATGACGAAAAAGCTCGAAAAATAAGCGAATTAATAAATGCGATAAAAAGCGTTATGTATGCACAGTCTAAAAGGCTCCTTATGTTAAATGCTCCGAAAAGCAATTTAGAAGAAATTATAAAAGTAATTCCTGGTATGAATGGCCCTACAATTTCAGAGGTAAAGCCATACAAAAATGATGATGTACCGATGGTCGCAATACAAGCTGTAGTGGAAGAAAATCAGATATTTTCAATTGTTAACCAGTTAGAACAGTTGGAAGGGCGAGATATTTTGGTTGTACCAATTGAAAGAATTATAAATTAA
- a CDS encoding DUF530 family protein, which produces MDSSTLILDCNEFLDSLADLNLKVYCTVYDNLNILNDDNPLKTFDNIELENINFEDENTLLEYNKPNKFKNFDKYGVYSSKTQLLNDLEKNLNILESYREKMELKGFDTPYIGVGKLNGGEEDDIYDILNYSSYLRRVVDEKKGTLERVKYAIVSHKIAIGNLQDDGNLDLICNLPYNGSYKESLLQLPHYVVKTYKKFLTILNSEGKSSLSSTTLAIVVKENGRRRFKRIKVEEEDYEKYIRDNYGDAIITSIKKNYTKSKLLNDQYVKKILALAYLHTYQSLIGDKILENVSKMLKMNELSLIAQYKQICQNYERADCEGGIIDVRQINELKFKKLQLVSKLEDCGLYKEGKPLKCLEKSLEVENAIFEDACLNVPLSHLSNDLLRYYLNNTADERTRSNLFPSILVAPSKSQLAWLRLKNDYKKVLNYKLNLEKEFPKYDLPIKLTGGILLYLAYDWDVVESYGYSKPEIESALKIICNIEEITKKLDCEPFDIAKLQEYNKIKKKKTKKFLNALGKI; this is translated from the coding sequence ATGGACAGCAGTACATTAATCTTAGATTGTAATGAATTTTTGGATAGCTTGGCGGATTTAAATTTAAAGGTATATTGTACTGTATACGATAATTTAAACATTTTAAATGATGATAATCCACTTAAAACGTTTGATAACATAGAATTGGAAAATATAAATTTTGAAGATGAAAATACCCTATTAGAATATAATAAACCCAATAAATTCAAAAATTTTGATAAATATGGTGTTTATTCATCTAAAACCCAGTTATTAAATGATTTAGAAAAAAATTTAAACATTTTAGAAAGTTATAGGGAAAAAATGGAGTTAAAAGGTTTTGATACTCCGTATATCGGTGTTGGTAAACTAAATGGTGGCGAAGAAGATGATATATATGATATATTAAATTATTCGTCATATTTGAGGCGTGTAGTGGATGAAAAAAAAGGCACACTCGAACGTGTAAAATATGCCATAGTTTCCCATAAAATAGCAATTGGAAATCTACAAGACGACGGTAATTTAGATTTAATCTGTAATTTACCTTACAATGGCTCTTACAAAGAATCTTTATTGCAATTACCCCATTATGTTGTGAAAACATATAAAAAATTCTTAACCATATTGAATTCAGAAGGTAAATCCTCATTAAGTTCTACCACATTAGCTATTGTAGTAAAAGAGAATGGAAGACGAAGATTTAAACGTATAAAAGTTGAAGAAGAAGATTATGAAAAATATATTAGAGATAATTATGGCGATGCTATAATTACATCTATAAAAAAGAATTATACCAAAAGTAAGCTTTTAAATGACCAATACGTTAAGAAAATTCTTGCTTTAGCATATTTGCATACATATCAGTCTTTAATTGGCGATAAAATATTAGAAAATGTTTCAAAAATGTTAAAGATGAATGAATTATCTTTAATTGCACAATACAAACAAATTTGTCAAAATTATGAACGTGCCGACTGTGAAGGTGGTATAATCGATGTAAGGCAAATAAACGAGTTAAAATTCAAGAAGTTGCAATTAGTTTCCAAATTAGAAGATTGCGGTCTTTATAAAGAAGGAAAACCATTAAAATGTCTTGAGAAATCTCTTGAAGTTGAAAATGCAATATTTGAAGATGCTTGTTTAAATGTTCCATTATCTCATTTATCAAACGATTTACTAAGATATTACTTAAATAATACCGCTGATGAAAGAACACGTTCTAATTTATTCCCTTCTATATTGGTAGCCCCTTCAAAATCACAATTAGCTTGGTTAAGGCTTAAAAATGATTATAAAAAAGTTTTAAACTACAAATTAAATTTAGAAAAAGAATTCCCAAAATATGACTTGCCTATAAAATTAACCGGTGGAATTTTATTGTATTTGGCATATGATTGGGATGTTGTGGAAAGTTATGGCTATTCAAAACCTGAAATAGAGTCTGCTTTAAAAATAATTTGTAATATCGAAGAAATTACTAAAAAATTAGATTGTGAACCTTTTGATATTGCAAAATTACAAGAATATAATAAAATTAAGAAAAAGAAAACTAAGAAATTCTTAAATGCTTTGGGAAAAATATAA
- a CDS encoding TIGR00296 family protein, with translation MKLSLEEGTFAVKETRQILKNYLNGTDYHISDAPKIFNEARGVFISLYENSKNTLRGCIGIPEPVMPLKDALKEAAISAAVHDPRFTPITRDELKKIDIEVSILTHPKLLDVENPMEYIKKMNIGKHGLIIEFGTYRGLLLPQIAKEYNWSKKQYLSNLCTKAGMHPTAWLEYDVNIYSFEAQVFRELKPEGMITERLEFRGCGLDKKF, from the coding sequence TTGAAGCTATCTCTTGAAGAAGGAACTTTTGCAGTGAAAGAAACAAGGCAAATTTTGAAGAATTATTTAAATGGTACAGACTATCACATCTCCGATGCTCCAAAAATATTTAATGAAGCGAGGGGTGTTTTTATATCTTTGTATGAAAATTCCAAAAATACGTTAAGGGGTTGTATTGGTATCCCCGAACCGGTTATGCCCCTAAAAGATGCTTTAAAAGAAGCTGCAATTAGTGCTGCAGTGCACGACCCAAGATTTACACCCATTACTCGAGATGAATTAAAAAAAATAGATATTGAAGTCAGTATACTAACACACCCAAAACTCTTAGATGTTGAAAATCCTATGGAATACATAAAAAAGATGAATATCGGAAAACACGGTTTAATTATTGAATTTGGCACATATCGAGGTTTATTATTACCCCAAATTGCCAAAGAATATAATTGGAGTAAAAAACAGTATCTTTCAAATTTATGTACAAAAGCAGGTATGCACCCTACGGCGTGGCTTGAGTATGATGTAAACATTTATTCATTTGAAGCTCAGGTTTTTAGGGAGTTAAAACCCGAAGGAATGATTACAGAACGTTTGGAGTTTAGGGGCTGTGGATTAGATAAAAAATTTTAA
- the cca gene encoding CCA tRNA nucleotidyltransferase → MNEVLKDVKPCEDEIKELTIFSKKVIDTINEMKEYPILNVVRVGSTARGTNLKNDHDIDIFLKFDKNTAREDLKEIGLNFGMELVKKLNGKYWIKYAEHPYITAKIDKFSLDIVPCYDIQWGEKLISSVDRTPLHNEFLLNAYKRYANYNEDLKNNTNGQITDDVIVLKRFLKGIGLYGSDLKTAGFSGYLCELLIYYYGGFINLLNSAKTWKAGKKILLTDILEIYGIKNPKWNTEYLENPNIYFNEHYLDIDNSNNTNNTNNTNNNNNNNNNLIKLKEYEFLDCKAYKNQPLIIYDPSDLDRNVAAALSTENFYKFVFYSRKFLENPKIDYFYDYDKYVLNEVNDREKGYELCLKIPRDSSIVDDIIYPQMDRLQKSISNIFEENGFQIIRYSNYANESFCYISWEFLIHELPDVLCKMGPPVYASKGVDNFIAHNPKYYIKEDRLYAYCPRKYKTVDELIYNIIEGNLQKTITYPKYINPENGEILSNKYVERI, encoded by the coding sequence ATGAATGAAGTGCTAAAAGACGTAAAACCCTGCGAAGATGAAATAAAGGAGTTAACAATATTTTCAAAAAAAGTCATTGACACAATAAATGAAATGAAAGAATATCCTATATTAAACGTTGTTAGGGTGGGTTCTACTGCCCGAGGTACTAATTTAAAAAATGACCACGATATAGATATTTTTTTGAAATTTGATAAAAATACGGCAAGAGAAGACTTAAAAGAAATTGGTTTAAATTTTGGAATGGAACTCGTAAAAAAATTAAATGGCAAATATTGGATAAAATACGCAGAACACCCTTATATCACTGCAAAAATAGATAAATTTTCTTTGGACATTGTACCTTGCTACGATATTCAATGGGGTGAAAAATTAATATCCTCTGTTGATAGAACGCCTTTACATAACGAATTTTTACTAAATGCGTATAAAAGATATGCAAATTATAATGAAGACTTAAAAAATAATACGAATGGTCAAATAACTGATGACGTAATCGTATTAAAAAGATTTTTAAAAGGAATAGGTCTTTACGGGTCTGATTTAAAAACTGCAGGTTTTTCAGGTTATTTGTGTGAGTTATTGATTTACTATTACGGCGGTTTTATAAATCTGTTGAATTCTGCCAAAACGTGGAAAGCAGGCAAAAAGATACTTTTAACCGATATTTTAGAGATATATGGCATAAAAAATCCAAAATGGAACACCGAATATTTGGAAAATCCAAATATATACTTTAATGAGCATTATCTTGATATTGACAATAGCAATAATACTAATAATACTAATAATACTAATAATAATAATAATAATAATAATAATCTTATAAAATTAAAAGAATATGAATTTTTGGACTGTAAAGCTTATAAAAATCAACCTTTGATTATTTATGACCCATCTGATTTAGATAGAAATGTGGCAGCCGCATTAAGTACGGAAAATTTCTATAAATTTGTATTCTATTCCCGAAAATTCTTAGAAAATCCAAAAATAGATTATTTTTATGATTATGATAAATATGTGCTAAATGAAGTAAATGATAGGGAAAAAGGTTATGAATTATGCTTAAAAATTCCCCGAGACTCAAGTATTGTTGATGATATAATATATCCGCAAATGGATAGGTTGCAAAAAAGTATTTCAAATATATTTGAGGAAAATGGATTTCAAATTATAAGATATTCAAATTATGCAAATGAAAGTTTTTGCTATATATCTTGGGAATTCTTAATCCACGAATTACCTGACGTATTATGTAAAATGGGACCTCCAGTTTACGCATCTAAAGGTGTTGATAATTTTATAGCTCATAATCCTAAATATTATATAAAAGAAGATAGATTGTACGCATATTGTCCGAGAAAGTACAAAACAGTTGATGAATTAATATACAATATTATTGAAGGCAATTTGCAAAAAACAATTACTTATCCAAAATATATTAATCCGGAAAACGGCGAAATTTTAAGTAATAAATACGTGGAACGAATTTAA